The Xanthomonas sp. CFBP 8443 genome has a window encoding:
- a CDS encoding alpha-glucuronidase family glycosyl hydrolase, which yields MSAIVTPQRAQSPQRPARGGWLRCAVLWLALLLPAAAAQAEDGYDLWLRYQPLPEAQAAPWRAAATQLVASADTPMQVAARDELRRGLGGLLGAEPPLAPSADRAGAIVLGTPATPAIARLRLDTRGLGEEGYLIRSVVVDGRPATAIVGGGERGALYAAFRFLRLLQTGQAPAPLALRDAPRVKLRVLDHWDNLDGVVERGYAGASLWDWQKLPGYVDPRYTDYARANASIGINGAVLNNVNANAWSLTPAYLDKTAALAAALRPYGIRVYLSARFSAPIEIGGLATADPLDPAVRRWWRTKADEIYARIPDFGGFLVKANSEGQPGPQDYGRSHADGANMLADALAPHRGVVMWRAFVYSHEQPDDRAKQAYSEFVPLDGKFRDNVVVQVKNGAIDFQPREPFHPLFGAMPKTPLMLEFQITKEYLGFATHLVYLGTLYQETLQADTQRGKRATVARVVEGAVDKHALSGIAGVANIGADRTWSGSIFDQANWYAFGRLAWDPQGDAQAIAEDWVRMTFGNDPALVAPVVGMMMASHQAAVDYMTPLGLHHLMGRGHHYGPAPWDAGSARPDWDPVYYHRADRNGIGFDRSATGSNAVAQYAPPLARRFGDVRTVPEEYLLWFHHVPWDHRMASGRPLWDELLGRYDHGVAEVARMRATWAGLAPYVDAQRHRQVADFLAIQQQEAQWWRDASIAYWQHVSGRALPPGTAPPAHPLPYYQALRFPYAPGNPK from the coding sequence ATGAGCGCCATCGTCACGCCGCAGCGCGCGCAATCGCCGCAGCGCCCCGCGCGCGGCGGATGGCTGCGCTGCGCCGTCCTGTGGCTGGCGCTGCTATTGCCGGCCGCCGCGGCGCAGGCCGAGGATGGCTACGACCTGTGGCTGCGCTACCAGCCGCTGCCAGAGGCGCAGGCCGCGCCGTGGCGCGCGGCGGCGACGCAACTGGTGGCCAGCGCCGACACGCCGATGCAGGTGGCCGCGCGCGATGAGCTGCGCCGCGGCCTGGGCGGCCTGCTCGGCGCAGAACCGCCGCTTGCCCCCAGCGCCGACCGCGCCGGCGCGATCGTGCTCGGCACCCCGGCCACGCCGGCGATCGCGCGGCTTCGGCTGGACACGCGCGGCCTGGGCGAGGAGGGCTACCTGATCCGCAGCGTGGTGGTGGACGGGCGCCCCGCGACCGCGATCGTCGGCGGCGGCGAGCGCGGCGCGCTGTATGCGGCCTTCCGCTTCCTGCGCCTGCTGCAGACCGGGCAGGCGCCGGCGCCGCTCGCGTTGCGCGATGCGCCGCGGGTGAAGCTGCGCGTGCTCGACCACTGGGACAACCTGGACGGCGTGGTCGAACGCGGCTACGCCGGCGCCTCGCTGTGGGACTGGCAGAAGCTGCCCGGTTACGTGGACCCGCGCTATACCGACTACGCGCGCGCCAACGCCTCGATCGGTATCAACGGCGCGGTGCTGAACAACGTCAATGCCAACGCCTGGAGCCTGACCCCGGCGTACCTGGACAAGACCGCGGCGCTGGCTGCGGCGCTGCGTCCGTACGGCATCCGCGTGTATCTGAGCGCGCGCTTCAGCGCCCCGATCGAGATCGGCGGACTGGCCACCGCCGATCCGCTGGACCCGGCGGTGCGGCGCTGGTGGCGGACCAAGGCCGACGAGATCTACGCGCGCATTCCCGATTTCGGCGGCTTCCTGGTCAAGGCCAATTCCGAAGGCCAGCCCGGCCCGCAGGACTACGGGCGCAGCCACGCCGACGGCGCCAACATGCTCGCCGATGCGCTGGCGCCGCACCGCGGGGTGGTGATGTGGCGGGCCTTCGTCTATTCGCACGAGCAGCCGGACGACCGCGCCAAGCAGGCCTACAGCGAGTTCGTGCCGCTGGACGGCAAGTTCCGCGACAACGTGGTGGTGCAGGTCAAGAACGGCGCCATCGACTTCCAGCCGCGCGAGCCGTTCCATCCGCTGTTCGGGGCGATGCCGAAGACGCCGCTGATGCTGGAATTCCAGATCACCAAGGAGTACCTGGGCTTCGCCACGCACCTGGTCTACCTGGGCACGCTGTACCAGGAAACCCTGCAAGCGGATACGCAGCGCGGCAAGCGCGCGACGGTGGCGCGGGTGGTGGAGGGTGCGGTGGACAAGCACGCGCTCAGCGGCATCGCCGGGGTCGCCAACATCGGCGCCGACCGCACCTGGTCCGGCTCGATCTTCGACCAGGCCAACTGGTACGCGTTCGGGCGGCTGGCGTGGGATCCGCAGGGCGATGCGCAGGCGATCGCCGAGGACTGGGTGCGGATGACGTTCGGCAACGACCCGGCGCTGGTCGCGCCGGTGGTCGGGATGATGATGGCTTCGCACCAGGCGGCGGTCGACTACATGACTCCGCTCGGCCTGCATCACCTGATGGGCCGCGGCCACCACTACGGCCCGGCGCCGTGGGATGCGGGCAGCGCGCGGCCGGACTGGGACCCGGTGTACTACCACCGCGCCGACCGCAACGGCATCGGCTTCGACCGTAGTGCGACCGGCAGCAACGCGGTGGCGCAGTACGCGCCGCCGCTGGCGCGCCGCTTCGGCGACGTGCGCACGGTGCCGGAGGAATACCTGCTGTGGTTCCACCACGTGCCGTGGGACCACCGCATGGCCTCGGGCCGGCCGCTGTGGGACGAACTGCTCGGCCGCTACGACCACGGCGTGGCCGAGGTGGCGCGGATGCGCGCGACCTGGGCCGGGTTGGCACCGTACGTGGATGCGCAGCGCCATCGCCAGGTCGCCGATTTCCTGGCGATCCAGCAGCAGGAGGCGCAATGGTGGCGCGATGCCAGCATCGCCTATTGGCAACACGTGTCCGGGCGCGCGCTGCCGCCGGGGACCGCGCCACCGGCGCATCCGTTGCCGTACTACCAGGCACTGCGTTTTCCGTACGCACCGGGGAATCCGAAATGA
- a CDS encoding alpha/beta hydrolase: MTLRPFACPSRVGMLAGLRSGDPQGPKVLALHGWLDNAASFVPLSAQLPQLDLVLLDLPGHGHSDPLPAGADYLLTGALHPLLDAADALGWERFAVIGHSMGAAIASTLAAAVPRRVAKLVAIEMLGGLAETVEGTLERLRDSVDATRRANTAPLRVFPDLAAPVRARMQANQLSEPAARLLVERGVRPVEGGYVWRSDRRLTLPTAVRLSEAQVQALLAGIECPTQVIYADPAQPYFPEPLRRERAARLRHGRVHVLPGTHHLHMEQPAAVAALLRDFL; encoded by the coding sequence ATGACATTGCGTCCGTTCGCCTGCCCGTCGCGGGTGGGCATGCTGGCCGGGCTGCGCAGCGGCGATCCGCAGGGCCCCAAGGTGCTGGCGCTGCACGGCTGGCTGGACAATGCCGCCAGCTTCGTGCCGCTGAGCGCGCAGCTGCCGCAGCTGGACCTGGTGCTGCTGGACCTGCCCGGCCACGGCCACAGCGATCCGCTGCCTGCCGGCGCCGACTACCTGCTGACCGGCGCGCTGCATCCGCTGCTGGACGCGGCCGACGCGCTGGGCTGGGAGCGCTTCGCGGTGATCGGCCATTCGATGGGCGCGGCGATCGCCAGCACCCTGGCCGCGGCGGTGCCGCGGCGGGTCGCCAAGCTGGTCGCGATCGAGATGCTCGGCGGCCTGGCCGAGACCGTGGAGGGCACGCTGGAGCGGCTGCGCGACAGCGTCGACGCGACGCGACGCGCGAACACCGCGCCGCTGCGCGTGTTCCCCGACCTGGCCGCGCCGGTGCGCGCGCGGATGCAGGCCAACCAGCTCAGCGAGCCGGCGGCGCGCCTGCTGGTGGAACGCGGGGTGCGACCGGTCGAGGGCGGCTACGTCTGGCGCAGCGACCGGCGCCTGACCCTGCCCACCGCGGTGCGGTTGAGCGAGGCGCAGGTGCAGGCGCTGCTGGCCGGCATCGAGTGCCCGACGCAGGTGATCTACGCCGATCCGGCGCAACCGTACTTCCCCGAGCCGCTGCGGCGCGAGCGCGCGGCGCGGCTGCGCCACGGCCGCGTGCACGTGCTACCGGGCACCCACCACCTGCACATGGAACAGCCGGCCGCGGTGGCGGCGCTGCTGCGCGACTTCCTCTGA
- a CDS encoding LacI family DNA-binding transcriptional regulator — protein sequence MEKVRKSVRRKSLAVTIDEVAALAKVSPMTVSRVINGQGNVRDTTREQVMRAVDTLGYTPNLAASALAAAQSTRVALIYSNPSGAYLGELLVGVLRAASRTSIQVVVDYWDDLGAEVERKAARKLAKSGVAGVILPPPLCESEAAIHELVRAKVPVVAIASDRFSDRVACVRVDEFNASKDITAYLIAQGHTRIGYIAGRSNLSASARRFEGFQAALAEAGLRLDRHLLQPGDYTYRSGLDAAEKLLSRRQRPSAIIASNDDMAAAAISVAHRRGLDVPRDLSVVGFDDTSAATAVWPELTTIRQPIAAMADAAIDILLRSIRSKEHTARARIDHVLAHQLVKRDSVAAPATARAERR from the coding sequence TTGGAGAAGGTCAGGAAATCGGTTCGCCGCAAGAGCCTTGCCGTGACCATCGACGAGGTGGCCGCGCTCGCCAAGGTCTCGCCGATGACCGTGTCGCGGGTGATCAACGGCCAGGGCAACGTGCGCGACACCACCCGCGAGCAGGTCATGCGCGCGGTCGACACGCTCGGCTACACGCCGAACCTGGCGGCCAGCGCCCTGGCCGCCGCGCAGAGCACGCGGGTCGCGCTGATCTACAGCAATCCCAGCGGCGCCTACCTGGGCGAGCTGCTGGTCGGCGTGCTGCGCGCCGCCTCGCGCACCTCGATCCAGGTGGTGGTGGACTACTGGGACGACCTCGGCGCCGAAGTCGAACGCAAGGCCGCGCGCAAGCTGGCCAAGAGCGGTGTGGCCGGGGTGATCCTGCCGCCGCCGCTGTGCGAATCGGAGGCCGCGATCCACGAACTGGTGCGTGCCAAGGTGCCGGTGGTGGCGATCGCCTCCGACCGTTTCAGCGACCGGGTGGCCTGCGTGCGCGTGGACGAGTTCAACGCCAGCAAGGACATCACCGCCTACCTGATCGCGCAGGGCCATACCCGCATCGGCTACATCGCCGGCCGCTCCAACCTGTCGGCCAGCGCGCGCCGTTTCGAAGGCTTCCAGGCGGCGCTGGCCGAGGCCGGCCTGCGCCTGGACCGGCACCTGCTGCAGCCGGGCGACTACACCTACCGCTCCGGCCTGGACGCCGCCGAGAAGCTGCTGTCGCGGCGCCAGCGGCCCAGCGCGATCATCGCCAGCAACGACGACATGGCCGCCGCGGCAATCTCGGTCGCGCACCGGCGCGGCCTGGACGTGCCGCGCGACCTGTCGGTGGTCGGCTTCGACGACACCTCGGCCGCGACCGCGGTGTGGCCGGAACTGACCACCATCCGCCAGCCGATCGCGGCGATGGCCGACGCGGCGATCGACATCCTGCTGCGCAGCATCCGCAGCAAGGAACACACGGCTCGGGCAAGGATCGATCATGTGCTCGCTCATCAGCTGGTCAAGCGCGATTCGGTCGCCGCACCGGCCACCGCGCGCGCCGAGCGGCGCTGA
- the xylA gene encoding xylose isomerase, translating to MSNSVYIGAKEYFPGIGRIAFEGKASDNPLAFKVYDATKRIGDKTMAEHLRFAVAYWHSFCGNGADPFGPGTRAYPWDAGSDALGRAEAKADAAFEFFTKLGVPYYCFHDIDLAPDADDVGQYEKNLQHMVGIAKQRQADTGIKLLWGTANLFSHPRYMNGASTNPDFNVVARAAVQVKAALDATVELGGENYVFWGGREGYASLHNTQMKREQDNMARFLTIARDYGRSIGFTGNFLIEPKPMEPMKHQYDFDSATVIGFLRQHGLDQDFKLNIEANHATLSGHSFEHDLQVASDAGLLGSIDANRGNPQNGWDTDQFPTDLYDTVGAMLVVLRQGGLAPGGLNFDAKVRRESSDPQDLFLAHIGGMDAFARGLEVAHALLTASPLEQWRAERYSSFDSGAGAAFAAGSSTLADLAAHAAKAGAPQQASGRQEAYENLINQYLIR from the coding sequence ATGAGCAACTCCGTCTATATCGGCGCCAAGGAATACTTCCCGGGCATCGGCCGCATCGCGTTCGAAGGCAAGGCCTCGGACAACCCGCTGGCGTTCAAGGTCTACGATGCGACCAAGCGCATCGGCGACAAGACCATGGCCGAGCACCTGCGCTTCGCGGTGGCGTACTGGCACAGCTTCTGCGGCAACGGCGCCGATCCGTTCGGGCCGGGCACGCGCGCCTATCCGTGGGACGCCGGCAGCGATGCGCTGGGCCGCGCCGAAGCCAAGGCCGACGCGGCGTTCGAGTTCTTCACCAAGCTCGGCGTGCCGTACTACTGCTTCCACGACATCGACCTGGCGCCGGACGCGGACGACGTCGGCCAGTACGAGAAGAATCTGCAGCACATGGTCGGCATCGCCAAGCAGCGCCAGGCCGACACCGGCATCAAGCTGCTGTGGGGCACGGCCAACCTGTTCTCGCACCCGCGCTACATGAACGGCGCGTCGACCAACCCGGACTTCAACGTTGTCGCGCGCGCGGCGGTGCAGGTCAAGGCCGCGCTCGACGCCACGGTGGAGCTGGGCGGGGAGAACTACGTGTTCTGGGGCGGCCGCGAAGGCTATGCCAGCCTGCACAACACGCAGATGAAGCGCGAGCAGGACAACATGGCGCGGTTCCTGACCATCGCGCGCGACTACGGCCGCAGCATCGGCTTCACCGGCAATTTCCTGATCGAGCCCAAGCCGATGGAGCCGATGAAGCACCAGTACGATTTCGACAGCGCCACGGTGATCGGCTTCCTGCGCCAGCACGGCCTGGACCAGGACTTCAAGCTCAACATCGAGGCCAATCACGCCACGCTGTCGGGCCACAGCTTCGAGCACGACCTGCAGGTCGCGTCCGATGCGGGCCTGCTGGGCAGCATCGACGCCAACCGCGGCAACCCGCAGAACGGCTGGGACACCGACCAGTTCCCGACCGACCTGTACGACACGGTGGGGGCGATGCTGGTGGTGCTGCGGCAGGGCGGGCTGGCGCCGGGCGGGCTGAACTTCGACGCCAAGGTGCGGCGCGAGTCGTCCGATCCGCAGGACCTGTTCCTGGCGCACATCGGCGGCATGGACGCGTTCGCGCGCGGGCTGGAGGTTGCGCATGCGCTGCTGACGGCCTCGCCGCTGGAGCAGTGGCGCGCCGAGCGCTACAGCAGCTTCGACAGCGGCGCCGGCGCGGCGTTCGCCGCCGGCAGCAGCACCCTGGCGGACCTGGCGGCGCACGCGGCCAAGGCCGGCGCGCCCCAGCAGGCCAGCGGCCGCCAGGAAGCCTACGAGAACCTGATCAACCAGTACCTGATTCGCTGA
- a CDS encoding SprT family zinc-dependent metalloprotease — translation MPDFLRRLIAPPAAAVERDLVRLRLDEREIEVLRVRDPRARRIKLSVDERGARLTLPLRASLVSGERFLLEHRHWLGEQLARYQDEDNEPGLERGVPGWLPLRGERLPLRWSEGRYAHLQVDAEGAQLQLPARAGDAAIARALREFYEAQARADVGRWLPRYLPSLPRAPARVRLKVMSSQWGSLAPDGSMALDLALVLGRPSAFEYVLVHELCHLIQANHSPAFWREVEARFPAWRAERDYFHAHGRRLKAQMRRLLS, via the coding sequence ATGCCCGATTTCCTTCGTCGCCTGATCGCGCCGCCTGCCGCGGCGGTCGAACGCGACCTCGTCCGCCTGCGGTTGGACGAGCGCGAGATCGAGGTGCTGCGCGTGCGCGACCCGCGCGCGCGGCGGATCAAGCTCAGCGTCGACGAACGCGGCGCGCGCCTGACCCTGCCGCTGCGCGCCAGCCTGGTGTCCGGCGAGCGGTTCCTGCTCGAGCACCGGCACTGGCTCGGCGAGCAGCTGGCGCGCTACCAGGACGAAGACAACGAACCGGGCCTCGAACGCGGCGTGCCCGGCTGGCTGCCGCTGCGCGGCGAGCGCCTGCCGCTGCGCTGGAGCGAAGGCCGCTACGCGCACCTGCAGGTCGATGCCGAGGGCGCGCAGCTGCAGCTGCCGGCGCGCGCCGGCGATGCGGCCATCGCGCGGGCGCTGCGCGAGTTCTATGAAGCGCAGGCGCGCGCCGACGTCGGCCGCTGGCTGCCCAGGTACCTGCCGTCGCTGCCGCGCGCGCCGGCGCGGGTGCGGCTGAAGGTGATGTCCTCGCAATGGGGCTCGCTGGCGCCCGACGGCTCGATGGCGCTGGACCTGGCGCTGGTGCTGGGGCGGCCGTCGGCGTTCGAGTACGTGCTGGTCCACGAGCTGTGCCACCTGATCCAGGCCAACCACTCGCCCGCGTTCTGGCGCGAAGTGGAAGCGCGGTTCCCGGCCTGGCGCGCCGAGCGCGACTATTTCCACGCGCACGGGCGGCGCCTGAAGGCGCAAATGCGACGGTTGTTGAGCTAG
- a CDS encoding sialate O-acetylesterase: MTSHRSLAARARRLLLAALCVPAFAHAGEAPLLHPLFQDHAVLQHDVPIRVWGQAAAGETVTVQLAQQRVQARADRQGRWQAQLAALPAGGPYTLQASTARGRTQRADDVLLGDVWLCSGQSNMELSVQRSLDTRSEIADAQQPAIRMFKVPAQSSPTPQAQFGGAAAWQPTTPETVGAFSAACYYFARELRKSVDVPMGLINASWGGSQMQAWIGDSALRKVDGNAPALDVLARYATDPQQAAPRWGRLWEAWWRAHGSGAPWQPDDAGGDWRDVPALDAWDDWGVPQLVNFNGMVWYRSTVTLSAEQAKQQATLALGPVDELDQTWVNGQAVGSSYGADQPRSYRLPRGVLHAGKNTIVVNVYNSYRRGGLLGGAQAQQLQLGDGSRVALAGWRYRSAPPQLGTPPRAPWSSAAGLTTLYNGMIAPLGRVGLRGVLWYQGESNTGDAAGYPALLDAWQRDWRQRFGAQLPLLLVQLANYGAPPTQPGDSGWAQLREAQRRFVAADPHAGLAVAIDIGDRYDIHPANKQELGRRLARAARHVVYGEAVAPSGPVPHALRREGAALVVDFDDVDGALQVYSAAAPIGFELCGAASGSCRYAQAELQGRSVRLPVPAGAAPTRVRYCWADSPVCTLFDRAGLPAGPFELSLPTAARAATASSP, translated from the coding sequence ATGACATCGCACCGATCGCTTGCCGCGCGTGCGCGCCGCCTGTTGCTGGCGGCGCTGTGCGTGCCCGCATTCGCGCATGCGGGCGAAGCGCCGTTGTTGCATCCGCTGTTCCAGGACCACGCGGTGCTGCAGCACGATGTGCCGATCCGCGTGTGGGGCCAAGCCGCGGCGGGCGAGACGGTGACCGTGCAGCTGGCGCAGCAGCGGGTGCAGGCGCGTGCCGACCGCCAGGGCCGCTGGCAGGCGCAGCTGGCGGCGTTGCCGGCCGGCGGGCCGTACACCTTGCAGGCCAGCACCGCGCGCGGCCGCACGCAGCGCGCCGACGACGTGCTGCTCGGCGATGTGTGGCTGTGCTCGGGCCAGTCGAACATGGAACTGTCGGTGCAACGCTCGCTGGACACGCGCAGCGAGATCGCCGATGCGCAGCAGCCGGCGATCCGCATGTTCAAGGTGCCGGCGCAGTCCAGCCCGACGCCGCAGGCGCAGTTCGGCGGCGCGGCCGCATGGCAGCCGACCACGCCGGAGACGGTCGGCGCGTTCTCCGCGGCCTGCTATTACTTCGCCCGCGAACTGCGCAAGAGCGTGGACGTGCCGATGGGACTGATCAACGCCTCCTGGGGCGGTTCGCAGATGCAGGCGTGGATCGGCGATTCGGCGCTGCGCAAGGTCGATGGCAACGCACCGGCGCTGGACGTGCTGGCGCGCTACGCCACCGATCCGCAGCAGGCGGCGCCGCGTTGGGGCAGGCTGTGGGAAGCGTGGTGGCGCGCGCACGGCAGCGGTGCACCGTGGCAGCCGGACGACGCCGGTGGCGACTGGCGTGACGTCCCGGCGCTGGACGCCTGGGACGACTGGGGCGTGCCGCAGCTGGTCAATTTCAACGGCATGGTCTGGTACCGCAGCACGGTCACGTTGAGCGCCGAGCAGGCGAAACAGCAGGCGACGCTGGCGCTGGGGCCGGTGGACGAACTCGACCAGACCTGGGTCAACGGCCAGGCGGTGGGCAGCAGCTACGGCGCCGACCAGCCGCGCAGCTACCGCCTGCCGCGCGGCGTGCTGCACGCGGGCAAGAACACCATCGTGGTCAACGTGTACAACAGCTACCGCCGCGGCGGCCTGCTGGGCGGTGCGCAGGCGCAGCAGCTGCAACTGGGCGACGGCAGCCGGGTGGCGTTGGCCGGGTGGCGGTACCGCAGCGCGCCGCCGCAGCTGGGCACGCCGCCGCGCGCGCCGTGGTCCTCGGCCGCGGGCCTGACCACGCTGTACAACGGCATGATCGCGCCGCTCGGCCGAGTCGGCCTGCGCGGGGTGCTGTGGTACCAGGGCGAATCCAACACCGGCGACGCGGCGGGCTATCCGGCGCTGCTCGACGCCTGGCAGCGCGACTGGCGGCAGCGCTTCGGCGCGCAACTGCCGCTGCTGCTGGTGCAGCTGGCCAACTACGGCGCGCCGCCCACCCAGCCCGGCGACAGCGGCTGGGCGCAGCTGCGCGAGGCGCAACGGCGCTTCGTCGCCGCCGACCCGCATGCCGGCCTGGCGGTGGCCATCGACATCGGCGACCGCTATGACATCCATCCGGCCAACAAGCAGGAACTCGGCCGCCGCCTGGCGCGCGCGGCGCGGCATGTGGTCTACGGCGAGGCGGTGGCGCCGTCCGGGCCGGTGCCGCATGCGCTGCGTCGCGAGGGCGCGGCGCTGGTGGTCGATTTCGACGATGTCGATGGCGCCTTGCAGGTCTACAGCGCTGCTGCACCGATCGGCTTCGAACTGTGCGGCGCGGCATCCGGCAGCTGCCGCTACGCGCAGGCCGAACTGCAGGGCCGCAGCGTGCGCCTGCCGGTTCCCGCCGGCGCCGCGCCTACCCGCGTGCGCTACTGCTGGGCCGACAGCCCGGTGTGCACGCTGTTCGATCGCGCCGGATTGCCGGCCGGTCCGTTCGAACTCTCCCTCCCGACCGCGGCCCGTGCGGCCACGGCTTCTTCTCCCTGA
- the ttcA gene encoding tRNA 2-thiocytidine(32) synthetase TtcA — protein sequence MPSTPLPLPQRLADPAPRERRTPSALGKRLCRQVGQAIADFGMIEAGDKVMVCLSGGKDSYTLLDILLQLQRKAPVPFELVAVNLDQKQPGFPEQVLPDYLRALGVAWHVIEQDTYSVVSRVVPEGKTLCSLCSRLRRGALYRYAAENGISKIALGHHRDDLVATFFMNLFFHAKLAAMAPKLRSDDGQHVVIRPLAYVREADIAEYAQARGFPLIPCTLCGSQDNLQRRQVGLMLQQWDREHPGRIEQIARAMGNVQPAQLADPALFDFRTLGAAAGGSAAGWPLDDGA from the coding sequence ATGCCGTCCACGCCCCTGCCCCTGCCGCAACGCCTTGCCGATCCCGCCCCGCGCGAGCGGCGTACGCCGTCGGCGTTGGGCAAGCGCCTGTGCCGGCAGGTCGGCCAGGCGATCGCCGATTTCGGCATGATCGAAGCCGGCGACAAGGTGATGGTGTGCCTGTCCGGCGGCAAGGACAGCTACACGCTGCTGGACATCCTGCTGCAGTTGCAACGCAAGGCGCCGGTGCCGTTCGAGCTGGTGGCGGTGAACCTGGACCAGAAGCAGCCCGGCTTTCCCGAGCAGGTGCTGCCCGACTACCTGCGCGCGCTCGGCGTGGCCTGGCACGTGATCGAGCAGGACACCTATTCGGTGGTCAGCCGCGTGGTGCCCGAGGGCAAGACCCTGTGTTCGCTGTGCTCGCGGCTGCGCCGCGGCGCGCTGTACCGCTACGCCGCCGAGAACGGCATCAGCAAGATCGCGCTGGGCCATCACCGTGACGACCTCGTCGCCACGTTCTTCATGAACCTGTTCTTCCACGCAAAGCTGGCGGCGATGGCGCCCAAGCTGCGCAGCGACGATGGCCAGCACGTGGTGATCCGGCCGCTGGCCTACGTGCGCGAGGCCGACATCGCCGAGTACGCGCAGGCACGCGGCTTCCCGCTGATCCCGTGCACGCTGTGCGGCAGCCAGGACAACCTGCAGCGGCGCCAGGTCGGGCTGATGCTGCAGCAGTGGGACCGCGAGCATCCGGGCCGCATCGAGCAGATCGCGCGCGCCATGGGCAACGTGCAGCCGGCGCAGCTGGCCGACCCGGCCCTGTTCGATTTCCGCACGCTCGGCGCCGCCGCTGGCGGGTCCGCCGCCGGCTGGCCGCTGGACGACGGGGCCTGA
- a CDS encoding recombination-associated protein RdgC, with the protein MFFRNLTLFRFPTTLDFSEIDKLLPEVQLKPVGPLEMSSRGFISPFGRDEREVLSHRIAEFLWLTVGGEDKILPGSVVNDLLERKVAEIEEKEGRRPGGKARKRLKDDLIHELLPRAFVKTSRTDAMLDLQHGYVAVDTSSRKSGENVMSEIRGVLGSFPALPLNAEVAPRSILTGWIAGEPLPEGLSLGEECEMKDPIEGGAVVKCQHQELRCDEIDKHLEAGKQVTKLALILDDHVSFVLGDDLVIRKLKFLDGALDQLENADQDGVRAELDARFALMSAEVRRLFLLLEEALKLSKAEA; encoded by the coding sequence ATGTTCTTTCGCAACCTGACCCTGTTCCGCTTCCCCACCACCCTCGACTTCTCCGAGATCGACAAGCTCCTGCCGGAGGTCCAGCTCAAGCCGGTCGGCCCGCTGGAAATGAGCTCGCGCGGCTTCATCTCCCCGTTCGGCCGCGACGAGCGCGAGGTGCTGTCGCACCGCATCGCCGAGTTCCTGTGGCTGACCGTCGGCGGCGAGGACAAGATCCTGCCCGGTTCGGTGGTCAACGACCTGCTCGAGCGCAAGGTCGCCGAGATCGAGGAGAAGGAAGGGCGCCGGCCCGGCGGCAAGGCGCGCAAGCGGCTCAAGGACGACCTGATCCACGAGCTGCTGCCGCGCGCCTTCGTCAAGACCTCGCGCACCGACGCGATGCTCGACCTGCAGCACGGCTACGTCGCGGTAGACACCTCCAGCCGCAAGAGCGGCGAGAACGTGATGTCCGAGATCCGCGGCGTGCTGGGCAGCTTCCCGGCGCTGCCGCTGAACGCGGAAGTGGCGCCGCGCTCGATCCTGACCGGCTGGATCGCCGGCGAGCCCCTGCCCGAAGGCCTGAGCCTGGGCGAGGAGTGCGAGATGAAGGATCCGATCGAAGGCGGCGCGGTGGTCAAGTGCCAGCACCAGGAACTGCGCTGCGACGAGATCGACAAGCACCTGGAAGCCGGCAAGCAGGTCACCAAGCTGGCGCTGATCCTGGACGACCACGTCTCCTTCGTGCTCGGCGACGACCTGGTGATCCGCAAGCTGAAATTCCTCGACGGCGCCCTGGACCAACTGGAGAACGCCGACCAGGACGGCGTGCGCGCCGAACTGGACGCCCGCTTCGCGCTGATGAGCGCCGAAGTGCGGCGCCTGTTCCTGCTGCTGGAAGAGGCGCTGAAGCTGAGCAAGGCAGAGGCCTGA